A window of Roseiflexus castenholzii DSM 13941 genomic DNA:
AGCAGTTCACCCACGCGCATGTAGCGGATCTGCTCAATCAGAAAACGATCGTCTTCTGAGACGGCGCCACGCGCCTGCTCGCGCAGGGCTGCGAGTTGGAGCGCCGAGTCGTACCGGCGCTGCACTGCTCCTTCGATGGTATGCAGGAGTTCTTCTGGTTTGCAGGGTTTGAGCAAATAATCGTACACTCCAGCACGCAGCGCCTCAATTGCCGTTCCCAATGTCCCGTAGCCCGTCAGCAACACCACTTCCGGCGGACTCGGCAACCGCCGCGCCGCGCGCAACACATCCAGTCCATTGATCGTGTTCATCCGCAGATCGGTGAGCACCACATCATACACACCGCCGCCAATCTGCTCCAGATGTTTACAGGCGGTTTCACCATCGGCGACTGCCGTAAC
This region includes:
- a CDS encoding response regulator transcription factor, translated to MIRGHGRILLVEDDHAALMSLRRILESAGYQVTAVADGETACKHLEQIGGGVYDVVLTDLRMNTINGLDVLRAARRLPSPPEVVLLTGYGTLGTAIEALRAGVYDYLLKPCKPEELLHTIEGAVQRRYDSALQLAALREQARGAVSEDDRFLIEQIRYMRVGELLIDRFNRRIIFRNRLVQATPTEYELLSCLAEARGQVLRFRDIVQRVYLDAHAISDDEAQQLLKTHIHNLRHKIDPAYIVNVRGVGYRLIDPRALRHRLEE